A part of Sebastes umbrosus isolate fSebUmb1 chromosome 21, fSebUmb1.pri, whole genome shotgun sequence genomic DNA contains:
- the en2a gene encoding homeobox protein engrailed-2a — translation MEENDRGDIDVVVEQQQDESNNRGILPLLQAPGNLQQIPHRVTNFFIDNILRPDFGRKKDGGGGGANQEERESSRLESHNSPDAPQTEPVGNTVPAEGTSTPHTVTGTKKPAIAAEESLKPRVERGDQCLSSDSDSSQASSNPSQSKSMLWPAWVYCTRYSDRPSSGPRSRKPKKKTTTTTTTSKEDKRPRTAFTAEQLQRLKSEFQTNRYLTEQRRQNLAQELGLNESQIKIWFQNKRAKIKKATGAKNSLALHLMAQGLYNHATVSSKDEKSDSD, via the exons ATGGAAGAAAATGATCGTGGAGACATAGACGTggtggtggagcagcagcaggatgagTCCAACAACAGAGGCATCCTTCCTCTGTTACAGGCGCCTGGGAACCTGCAGCAGATTCCTCACAGGGTCACCAATTTCTTCATCGACAACATCCTGCGGCCGGATTTCGGACGCAAaaaggacggaggaggaggaggcgcaaaccaagaagagagagagagtagccgCCTGGAGAGCCACAACAGCCCAGACGCGCCTCAGACCGAGCCGGTTGGCAACACGGTGCCGGCTGAAGGAACCTCCACTCCGCACACGGTCACCGGGACCAAGAAGCCAGCTATAGCCGCCGAGGAGAGTCTGAAACCCCGCGTGGAGAGAGGAGACCAGTGCCTAAGCTCAGACTCAGACAGTTCCCAAGCCAGCTCAAACCCATCCCAGTCCAAGTCCATGCTGTGGCCAGCCTGGGTCTACTGCACCAGATACTCGGACAGGCCTTCTTCAG GGCCAAGATCTCGCAAACCAAAGAAgaagacgacgacgacgacgacgaccaGCAAAGAGGACAAGCGACCACGGACGGCCTTCACAGCAGAGCAGCTGCAAAGACTAAAATCGGAGTTTCAAACCAACCGGTATCTGACCGAGCAGAGGCGGCAGAACCTGGCGCAGGAGCTGGGCCTCAACGAGTCCCAGATCAAGATCTGGTTCCAGAACAAGAGGGCCAAAATCAAGAAGGCCACCGGCGCTAAAAACTCTCTGGCCTTGCACCTGATGGCACAGGGACTGTACAATCACGCCACCGTCTCGTCGAAAGACGAAAAATCAGACAGCGATTGA